A region of the Candidatus Hydrogenedentota bacterium genome:
GGTGAACGCGCGGATTCTGGTGATGGACGAGCCGTCCGCCACCCTGACGGACCATGAGCTGGACGCGCTGTTCACGCTCATCCGCGAGCTGCGGGCGCGGGGCATGGGCATCCTGTACATCTCGCACCGGCTGGACGAGGTCTTTCAAATCGGCGACCGGGCCACGGTGATGCGCGACGGGCAGTATGTGGCCACGCGCAAGGTGTCAGAAATCACCCGGGACGACATCATCCGGATGATGGTGGGGCGCACCCTGACGGAGGAGTACCCGAAGGCCGAGGTGGCGCGCGGGCCGGAGCGTCTGCGGGTCGAGGGGCTGTCGCGGGAGGGGCTCTTCCGGGATGTCAGCTTTTCCCTGCACGCCGGGGAAATCGTCGGACTCACCGGCCTGGTCGGCTCGCGGCGGACCGAGGTGGTCCGCGCGCTCTTCGGGGCGGACCCCAAAACGGCCGGACAGGTCTTCGTGGACGGACGGCCCGTGGAGATAACCTCGCCGCGCGCGGCCATCGCGCGCGGCATGGGCCTGCTCACGGAGGACCGGAAGAACCAGGGGCTGGTGCTGGGCATGTCCGTGCGCGAGAACACCACCCTGGCGGGGCTGGGCAAACTGGTGCGGCGCATGCTGGTGGACGGGCGGCGCGAGCGCGAGGTGGCGGCGCGGTATGTCCGCGAACTGCAAATCAAGACGCCCTCGACGGAGCAGGCGGCGCAGCTCCTCAGCGGGGGAAACCAGCAGAAGGTGGTGCTGGCGAAGTGGCTTTTCACCCACTCCGACATTCTGATATTCGACGAGCCGACCCGCGGCGTGGACGTGGGCGCGAAGACGGAGATTTTCAAGTTGATGAACGGACTGCTGGCGCGGGGCGCCGCCATCCTGATGGTGTCCAGCGAACTGCCCGAGGTGCTCGGCATGTGCGACCGGATTCTGGTGATGCACGAGGGGCGCCTCGCCGGGGAGCTGTCCCGCGCGGAGGCCACCCAGGAGCGCGTGATGCGCCTGGCCACCGGGGAGCGGCGCGCCCATGCCTGCTGAGGAAAGCACACGCCTGGCCGGGCTAAAACGCGCCGCCTGGACCTTCGGCCCCCTGCTGGCCGCCCTGGCCCTGGAACTCGTCGTCTTCGAGATGATTGGCCGGTACCGGGACAACCCCGGCTTCACCTCGTTCAACACCATGATGATGGTCCTGAACCAGTCGGCCATTTTCGGCGTGATGGCCGTGGGCATGACCTTCATCATCATCACGGGCGGCATAGACCTGTCCGTGGGCTCGCTGATGGCCTTCGGCGGCGTGGTCTCCGCCCTCATCGTGCGGGGCGGCGGCGGCCCCGTGTGGCTGTGGATTCTGGCAGGCTGGGCGGCGGCGCTGTCCCTGGGCCTGATTTCAGGCAGTTTCACGGGCTTCCTGGTGACGCGCCTGCGCATTCCCCCGTTCATC
Encoded here:
- a CDS encoding sugar ABC transporter ATP-binding protein produces the protein MAEPLLEMRGITKRFPGVLALDNVSLELRAGEVHCLLGENGAGKSTLMKILAGAQPMDAGEILIDGVPAAVTSPVQARQLGVSMIYQEFNLSPWLSVAENIYLGREPRVGRTPFIDAARLHRDAREVLARIGTDLDTRPPVHRLSVAQMQMVEIAKAVSVNARILVMDEPSATLTDHELDALFTLIRELRARGMGILYISHRLDEVFQIGDRATVMRDGQYVATRKVSEITRDDIIRMMVGRTLTEEYPKAEVARGPERLRVEGLSREGLFRDVSFSLHAGEIVGLTGLVGSRRTEVVRALFGADPKTAGQVFVDGRPVEITSPRAAIARGMGLLTEDRKNQGLVLGMSVRENTTLAGLGKLVRRMLVDGRREREVAARYVRELQIKTPSTEQAAQLLSGGNQQKVVLAKWLFTHSDILIFDEPTRGVDVGAKTEIFKLMNGLLARGAAILMVSSELPEVLGMCDRILVMHEGRLAGELSRAEATQERVMRLATGERRAHAC